In one window of Primulina tabacum isolate GXHZ01 chromosome 8, ASM2559414v2, whole genome shotgun sequence DNA:
- the LOC142553551 gene encoding serine/threonine-protein kinase D6PK-like gives MSLITNVLPGSCEIVELTEKHNPETERVSGNNRKWHSGKARKKYYSIEDEINKLFDTIDIRRSSSLDVDWLERNAGGTFSKRAMKRPMRIGPSQVSGIGTSESGSLKQALRGSCISQASEMAAMRKRTSKPSASPGASYAGAIHRLYRVASSESVQPHDESKELSLTPERISLNILEKPEFGHSFITGISERNTQFSVLNETVPISEEGSITRSAKAKEKEERLQSVFLLSSFSSKSKLIEHSSRVFGFNKQGLRNKNNLGPSIISKSKIVLTRADERSRSRERGEISQSSKSSVGEYSSTTSNSDESYVSLSSRSGYRPHMSKDLRWKALHSVQKQHGSLGLEHFKLLKMLGGGDIGTVYLSELIGTSCLFAVKVMDYDFLASRKKVMRAQTEKEILEMLDHPFLPTLYAHFTTKKFLLLVMEHCPGGDLHVHRQKQSTKSFPEQAVRFYVSEVLLALEYLHMLGVVYRDLKPENILVREDGHIMLSDFDLSFRCTVNPMLLNSSSPLSEPPKKMSSPCSGSSCIDHFCLQPSWQLSCFTPRFLFAASKTRKLNPDQFIPLPQLVVEPTNARSNSFVGTHEYLAPEIIKGEGHGSAVDWWTLGIFLYELLYGKTPFKGSSNEDTISNVSSQCLEFPAYPMVSSRARDLIRQLLQKEPENRLGSTKGAAEIKQHPFFEGLNWALIRCATPPKFFDLGSTIPEFRADEIEFEMF, from the exons ATGTCTCTAATCACAAATGTGTTGCCTGGGAGTTGTGAAATAGTAGAGTTGACCGAAAAACACAATCCCGAAACTGAAAGAGTCAGTGGAAATAATAGAAAGTGGCATTCAGGAAAGGCTCGGAAGAAGTACTACTCTATAGAGGATGAAATTAACAAACTTTTTGATACGATTGATATTAGGCGAAGTTCTAGTCTAGATGTTGACTGGCTAGAGCGAAATGCTGGAGGTACTTTTAGTAAAAGAGCCATGAAAAGACCGATGAGAATCGGCCCGTCTCAAGTTTCTGGTATCGGAACTTCAGAGTCTGGGAGCTTGAAACAAGCCCTGAGAGGATCATGCATCTCTCAAGCATCAGAAATGGCCGCAATGAGAAAACGAACGTCGAAACCGTCAGCATCACCTGGCGCTTCATATGCAGGAGCTATCCATAGGTTATACAGGGTTGCCTCCAGTGAATCTGTTCAACCCCATGATGAAAGCAAAGAGTTATCCTTAACACCGGAAAGAATCTCGttaaatattttagaaaaacCTGAATTTGGACATTCATTCATTACAGGAATATCTGAGAGAAATACACAATTTTCTGTTTTGAATGAGACAGTTCCTATCTCTGAGGAGGGTTCAATCACGAGGAGTGCAAAGGCCAAGGAAAAGGAAGAAAGGTTACAGTCTGTATTTCTATTGTcaagtttttcttcaaaaagcAAGCTTATCGAACATTCAAGCAGGGTTTTTGGTTTTAACAAGCAAGGCTTAAGAAACAAGAACAATCTTGGTCCTAGTATCATAAGCAAATCAAAGATTGTATTGACAAGAGCTGATGAAAGATCGAGATCAAGGGAAAGAGGGGAGATATCTCAAAGCTCAAAAAGTAGCGTAGGGGAATACAGCAGTACGACTAGTAATAGCGATGAAAGTTATGTAAGTCTGTCTAGTCGCAGTGGCTATCGGCCGCACATGTCGAAAGACTTGAGATGGAAAGCGTTACACTCTGTTCAGAAGCAGCACGGAAGCTTGGGTTTGGAACACTTCAAGCTGTTGAAGATGCTTGGAGGTGGAGATATTGGGACAGTTTATCTTTCTGAGCTGATTGGCACTAGTTGCCTCTTTGCTGTGAAAGTAATGGATTATGATTTTTTGGCAAGCAGAAAGAAAGTTATGAGGGCTCAAACTGAAAAAGAGATACTAGAAATGCTGGATCACCCATTTCTCCCCACACTTTATGCGCACTTTACAACCAAGAAATTCTTGTTGTTGGTTATGGAGCACTGTCCGGGAGGTGATCTTCATGTGCACCGTCAAAAGCAGTCCACGAAGAGTTTTCCTGAGCAGGCAGTCAG GTTCTATGTTTCTGAAGTCCTCCTTGCACTGGAGTACCTTCACATGCTTGGCGTTGTGTACAGAGACCTGAAACCCGAAAACATATTGGTTAGAGAAGATGGGCATATAATGCTCTCAGATTTTGACTTGTCTTTTAGATGCACCGTAAATCCTATGCTGCTCAACTCATCGTCGCCACTTTCGGAACCCCCAAAGAAAATGTCCAGTCCATGCTCTGGTTCTAGCTGCATCGACCATTTTTGCCTCCAACCATCATGGCAGCTATCTTGTTTTACACCAAGATTTTTATTCGCAGCCTCCAAAACACGAAAACTAAACCCTGACCAATTCATTCCATTGCCGCAACTTGTAGTCGAGCCCACAAATGCTCGGTCCAACTCCTTTGTAGGAACACATGAATACCTGGCTCCAGAGATAATCAAGGGGGAAGGCCATGGGAGTGCAGTGGATTGGTGGACACTAGGGATTTTTCTATACGAGCTTTTATATGGTAAGACGCCCTTTAAAGGATCAAGCAACGAGGATACTATATCAAATGTGTCGTCCCAATGCCTCGAGTTTCCTGCTTATCCTATGGTGAGTTCTCGTGCTCGAGACTTGATCAGACAGTTATTACAGAAGGAACCAGAGAATAGACTAGGCTCGACAAAGGGTGCAGCAGAGATCAAGCAACACCCATTCTTTGAAGGCCTGAACTGGGCTTTGATTCGATGCGCAAcgcctcctaagttcttcgatTTGGGAAGCACCATCCCTGAGTTTAGAGCGGATGAAATAGAatttgagatgttttag
- the LOC142553556 gene encoding large ribosomal subunit protein P2-like, with the protein MKILAAYLLALLGGNANPSAKDLKKILNSVGAECDDDRINLLLSEVEGKDITELIAAGREKLSSVPAGGGGAVAVAAPAAAGGGGGAPAAAAETKKEEKVEEKEESDDDMGFSLFD; encoded by the exons ATGAAGATATTAGCAGCTTATTTGTTGGCTCTGTTGGGTGGCAACGCCAATCCGTCCGCGAAGGACTTGAAGAAAATTCTCAACTCAG TTGGAGCTGAGTGTGATGATGACAGAATCAACTTGCTATTGTCTGAGGTCGAGGGCAAAGATATCACTGAATTGATTGCTGCCGGAAGGGAAAAGTTGTCTTCGGTGCCTGCAGGTGGGGGGGGTGCAGTTGCAGTTGCTGCTCCTGCTGCtgctggtggtggtggtggtgcaccTGCTGCGGCTGCTGAAACCAAGAAAGAAGAGAAAGTAGAAGAGAAAGAGGAGTCTGATGAT GATATGGGCTTCAGTCTCTTTGACTGA
- the LOC142553555 gene encoding uncharacterized protein LOC142553555 translates to MDVDSKQTMEDTVLVGDDLMMGPPSPLIPHEIASHVLEGVDLCDGILRNLFLCLHINDVEPFCQDEIVLYQECAERRDKELRQRLEDSERKLGTSMPVEQAKERCNQLESEATLLERRLILASGVEGIEGFRQRWSLHGRLTDTKRRLEALKFGLENRKKDESVQDLTTKKRWFFW, encoded by the exons ATGGATG TGGATTCGAAGCAAACGATGGAGGACACGGTGTTGGTGGGTGATGATCTGATGATGGGTCCTCCATCACCTCTAATTCCACATGAAATAGCTTCTCATGTTCTGGAAGGTGTTGATTTGTGTGATGGGATTTTGCGGAATCTGTTCCTAT GTCTACACATCAACGATGTGGAGCCATTCTGTCAAGATGAGATTGTGTTGTATCAGGAATGTGCAGAGAGGAGG GATAAGGAATTAAGACAGCGGCTAGAGGATAGTGAGCGAAAATTAGGGACGTCCATGCCTGTAGAACAAGCAAAGGAGAGATGTAATCAGCTGGAATCAGAAGCCACATTGTTGGAGAG GCGCTTGATTTTGGCAAGTGGGGTTGAAGGCATCGAAGGATTTCGACAAAGATGGAGCTTGCATGGTCGCCTTACCGATACAAA GAGGAGATTGGAAGCCCTGAAGTTTGGCTTGGAGAACAGAAAGAAAGACGAGTCAGTTCAAGATTTAACGACCAAGAAAAGATGGTTCTTTTGGTGA